From a single Rutidosis leptorrhynchoides isolate AG116_Rl617_1_P2 chromosome 5, CSIRO_AGI_Rlap_v1, whole genome shotgun sequence genomic region:
- the LOC139848376 gene encoding auxin response factor 9-like, which yields MENQRPLSNRPEDPLYKELWGACAGPLIELPKDGERVFYFPQGHMEQLQASTNQELNERIPLFNLKPKILCKVVHTQLMAEQDTDEVYAQITLLPESDQTDPTSPDECIPEPVRPTVHSFCKVLTASDTSTHGGFSVLRKHATECLPPLDMSQPIPTQELVAYDLHGTEWRFKHIFRGQPRRHLLTTGWSTFVTNKRLVAGDSFVFLRGENGELRVGVRRQTRQQITMPSSVISNQSMHLGVLATASHAVSTQTRFTVYYKPRTSQFIIGLNKYLEAVNNAFGVGMRFKMRFEGEDIPERRFNGTIIGVDDISPQWELSRWRSLKVQWDEPASIVRPERVSPWEIETFDAPVPSNLAQSVAPKVKRPRPPVEIPSNAAVWSSSRDTTEVQRSVNHNNNSCISGNQMEIGWLSSSPIKASRSTYADETEDRKGQSSWLSSSQSIFSPRESIKQTKDSHQSSSIEKKQSGNSSSCRLFGFDLSLPPNADVTLEKAPVLQHPSIEGHVPSALTGISDVTKDCKDQGILIVSPKEVQSKQSTSTRSRTKVQMQGIAVGRAVDLAALKGYAELIDELEEMFEIKGELRPRKKWEIVFTDDEGDMMLMGDDPFPEFCNMAKRILICSSQDVKKMKAGASKLTSSMGNEASGSLEASEK from the exons ATGGAGAATCAACGACCGCTGTCAAATCGGCCCGAAG ATCCGTTGTATAAAGAACTTTGGGGAGCTTGTGCCGGACCACTGATTGAGTTGCCCAAAGATGGAGAACGGGTCTTTTATTTCCCTCAGGGCCATATGGAGCAA CTGCAAGCTTCAACTAATCAAGAGTTGAATGAAAGAATCCCACTGTTTAATTTAAAACCCAAGATTTTATGCAAGGTGGTGCATACTCAACTCATG GCTGAACAGGATACCGATGAAGTTTACGCACAAATCACTTTACTTCCAGAGAGTGAT CAAACGGACCCTACTAGTCCAGACGAATGTATACCCGAGCCTGTGAGGCCGACCGTTCATTCTTTCTGCAAAGTTTTAACAGCTTCGGATACAAGTACACACGGTGGGTTTTCGGTCCTCAGGAAGCATGCAACTGAGTGCTTACCTCCGTTG GACATGTCGCAACCGATTCCAACTCAAGAGTTGGTAGCTTACGATCTTCATGGTACCGAGTGGCGATTTAAACATATCTTTAGAGGTCAACCAAGAAGGCATTTGCTAACAACGGGTTGGAGTACGTTTGTTACAAATAAGAGATTAGTGGCCGGGGACTCGTTCGTATTCCTCAG GGGAGAAAATGGTGAGTTACGCGTTGGAGTTAGGCGTCAAACTCGTCAACAGATTACCATGCCGTCTTCGGTAATTTCGAACCAGAGTATGCACTTGGGCGTACTCGCAACTGCATCACATGCTGTGTCTACTCAAACTCGTTTCACAGTTTACTACAAACCAAG GACAAGCCAATTCATAATAGGGTTAAATAAGTATTTAGAAGCGGTAAACAATGCATTTGGTGTGGGTATGAGATTTAAGATGAGGTTTGAAGGTGAGGATATACCCGAACGAAGGTTTAACGGTACAATAATCGGGGTTGATGACATATCTCCGCAATGGGAATTATCTAGGTGGCGGTCGTTGAAG GTCCAGTGGGATGAACCCGCGTCTATTGTAAGACCAGAAAGGGTTTCACCTTGGGAGATTGAAACTTTTGACGCTCCCGTTCCTTCAAACTTGGCCCAATCCGTTGCACCGAAAGTTAAACGACCTCGACCTCCAGTTGAGATCCCTTCTAATGCGG CCGTATGGAGTTCATCACGTGATACAACTGAAGTACAAAGAAGTGTTAATCATAACAACAACAGCTGTATTTCAGGCAATCAAATGGAAATAGGTTGGTTATCATCTTCACCTATAAAAGCTTCTCGAAGTACGTACGCAGACGAAACTGAAGATCGCAAAGGTCAATCGTCATGGTTATCGTCATCTCAATCGATTTTCTCACCTCGTGAATCTATTAAGCAGACGAAAGATTCCCATCAAAGTTCTTCGATTGAAAAGAAGCAATCCGGAAATTCTTCAAGCTGTCGATTATTCGGGTTTGACCTTTCACTTCCACCTAATGCTGATGTCACCCTCGAGAAAGCACCGGTATTACAACATCCTTCAATCGAAGGACATGTGCCAAGTGCGTTAACCGGAATTTCGGACGTAACCAAGGATTGCAAAGACCAAGGGATTTTGATAGTTTCGCCGAAAGAAGTTCAAAGTAAACAGAGTACATCTACCCGAAGTCGTACCAAg GTTCAAATGCAAGGTATAGCGGTGGGTCGTGCGGTTGATTTAGCCGCGTTGAAAGGGTACGCCGAGCTAATCGatgaacttgaagaaatgtttgagATAAAAGGAGAGCTACGTCCTCGAAAGAAATGGGAAATTGTGTTTACGGACGACGAAGGAGATATGATGCTCATGGGAGATGATCCATTTCC TGAATTTTGCAACATGGCGAAGCGCATATTGATATGTTCGAGTCAAGATGTAAAGAAAATGAAGGCCGGAGCAAGTAAGCTTACCTCTTCAATGGGCAATGAGGCATCAGGAAGCTTAGAAGCTTCTGAAAAGTGA